From a single Intestinibaculum porci genomic region:
- a CDS encoding NUDIX domain-containing protein, which yields MNYCPTCGTKLITKIDGIDGETPYCETCQKFVYPTFNSAISSIILNPAMDHILLIEQYQSKANILVAGYVMKGEEDIITLQREIKEEVDLDITGFYYNDDAYYKKTNTLLHNYIVIASSMDYHLTNEVDEAMWFPLDQAKEMIKPHSLAEHFLLEGLKKIPHLSKEDFNTNFTKRAF from the coding sequence ATGAATTATTGTCCAACCTGTGGTACTAAACTCATTACTAAAATTGATGGTATAGATGGTGAAACACCTTATTGTGAAACCTGTCAGAAGTTTGTTTATCCCACCTTTAACAGTGCTATTTCCAGCATTATCTTAAATCCAGCCATGGATCATATTTTACTCATTGAACAATATCAGTCGAAAGCCAATATCCTAGTTGCTGGTTATGTGATGAAAGGTGAAGAAGATATCATCACCCTACAAAGAGAAATCAAAGAAGAAGTTGATCTTGATATCACTGGTTTCTATTACAATGATGATGCCTATTATAAAAAGACCAATACCCTCTTACATAACTACATCGTCATTGCCTCATCGATGGATTATCATTTAACCAATGAAGTCGATGAAGCGATGTGGTTCCCATTGGATCAGGCCAAAGAAATGATCAAACCACACTCTTTGGCAGAACATTTCTTATTAGAAGGATTAAAGAAGATCCCGCATTTATCAAAAGAAGACTTCAATACCAACTTTACAAAACGTGCATTCTAA
- a CDS encoding UvrD-helicase domain-containing protein: MAKMIDQKLPTNKGEQIVWDFLKNLLSDDIIVYHNREVKGREFDFCLLLPDQGILILEVKGWEAKGIRVKDPDQIIIPGYGTEGSPKKQANMYKFSMIEKIKNSFGKSPLVLSMVVYPFIDYEGFYDAGLNVVSEVEYTLLKEDLLEKQRLINKINALFTLNHHIKYAPFNDNLLFNVRSLFETNITRDISKSDHFHYSDLMITKNVLSETKCQSFMDAYCHGEKKIVFTNNIETFDQLINSFDHVLRDLNIARKGLNLDLGYIDLNKENKGTIRHFSAFNFELMLVDDQLEEDEKHFYDGNVGDHLSMLKSLSKSGNFNIEQYLLEHADDSKNILVRAGAGTGKTYSMVSRIAFLCNKPNFPITNFSDEIAMVTFTNKAADQMKTRIKQMFTNYFILTGDVKYLQFIDDVDRSKISTIHKFALNILREASYYTKLGSDFRISDNQYLRNQLYDKYLNEFFLEKSSEIDNFSLKVKVTSYNLKKSLMQLADRLLTKNIDLEQIQIDELGEPKIKTIPFINELFMKVIVKAETEYSIENKERNALSLNECIISLMRIMPNNISAIRKLSIRYLFIDEFQDTDDVQIAFFQQFQQYIKTDLKFFVVGDLKQSIYRFRGAKLSAFDQLKQNKTDWLDFYLTINYRSDRRLLEDFDQVFKRMGREELLPYEDGDRIKGIKTFNSLEHHLLKKYSIFTSDYNSFYDELFKVISEERKNIVENKDQISINNATIAILVRTNREVEAIIKEGRLRGISVETDDSGHLFQFDATIDLFRLVNALVRGNDPVALTNFIESNYTNLHLNYERLHNLDYGDTRKELLHIVNQYLLTSLGQTWNDILAKINTQPVLNVLRELFNSLKPWKNYSNSITRQKNYIANYEYLIERMIHYCRVDAITLIRIQQYLQVNITTRQSEKERSIKTEDDQNKLICMTVHKAKGLEFTTVILPFTDRSLRNKRQMKIEANYSHHKLAYYLSIKRNKEEPLIECNNYFQEDIEFQEQAEEESRILYVALTRAIYKCIWIDSGENKKMTWATLLEGEV, encoded by the coding sequence ATGGCGAAAATGATAGATCAGAAGCTCCCAACAAATAAAGGTGAACAAATAGTATGGGATTTTCTGAAAAATTTATTATCTGATGACATTATTGTTTATCATAATAGGGAAGTCAAGGGGAGAGAATTTGATTTTTGTTTATTATTGCCTGATCAAGGAATATTAATCCTTGAAGTGAAAGGGTGGGAAGCTAAAGGAATTCGAGTTAAAGACCCTGATCAAATAATAATACCAGGATATGGTACTGAAGGTTCTCCAAAGAAACAAGCGAATATGTACAAGTTTTCTATGATTGAAAAAATAAAGAATTCATTTGGAAAATCACCGCTTGTTTTATCAATGGTTGTCTATCCATTTATAGATTATGAAGGATTTTATGATGCTGGATTAAACGTTGTTTCAGAAGTTGAATATACATTATTGAAGGAAGATTTATTGGAGAAGCAAAGATTAATAAATAAGATCAACGCCTTATTTACATTAAATCACCATATCAAATATGCACCATTTAATGATAATTTGTTATTTAACGTTAGAAGTTTATTTGAAACAAATATAACAAGGGATATTAGTAAGAGTGATCATTTTCATTATTCTGATTTAATGATTACTAAGAATGTATTATCTGAGACAAAATGCCAAAGCTTTATGGACGCTTATTGTCATGGTGAGAAAAAAATTGTTTTTACAAATAATATAGAAACTTTTGACCAGTTGATTAATTCGTTTGATCATGTTTTAAGAGATCTCAATATTGCTAGAAAAGGTTTAAATCTAGATTTAGGTTATATAGATTTGAATAAGGAAAATAAAGGTACTATAAGACATTTTTCAGCATTTAATTTTGAATTAATGCTCGTGGATGATCAGTTAGAGGAAGATGAAAAACACTTTTATGATGGAAATGTTGGCGATCATCTATCAATGTTAAAATCTCTCTCCAAAAGCGGAAATTTTAACATTGAACAATATTTACTTGAACATGCTGATGATTCTAAAAACATATTAGTTAGAGCTGGAGCTGGTACTGGAAAAACATATTCAATGGTTTCAAGAATTGCTTTCCTATGTAATAAACCAAATTTTCCAATTACAAATTTTTCAGATGAGATTGCCATGGTAACATTTACTAATAAAGCTGCTGATCAGATGAAAACTAGAATCAAACAAATGTTCACTAATTATTTTATACTCACAGGAGATGTAAAATATCTACAATTTATTGATGATGTCGATCGGTCTAAAATATCAACAATTCACAAGTTTGCACTTAATATATTGAGAGAAGCATCATATTATACAAAACTAGGTTCAGATTTCAGGATCAGCGATAATCAGTATTTACGCAATCAGCTTTATGATAAATATCTTAATGAATTTTTTTTAGAAAAAAGCAGTGAAATTGATAACTTTTCTTTAAAAGTCAAAGTGACATCTTATAATTTAAAGAAAAGCTTAATGCAATTAGCTGATCGTTTATTGACAAAAAATATAGATTTAGAACAGATTCAAATAGATGAACTGGGAGAGCCAAAAATAAAAACAATTCCATTTATTAACGAATTGTTTATGAAAGTTATTGTGAAAGCAGAAACGGAATATTCTATTGAGAATAAAGAAAGAAATGCGTTAAGTCTTAATGAATGTATTATTTCATTGATGAGGATAATGCCAAATAATATTTCAGCAATTAGAAAATTAAGCATCCGCTACTTATTTATTGATGAATTTCAAGATACTGATGATGTTCAAATAGCTTTTTTTCAACAATTTCAGCAGTATATTAAAACAGACTTAAAGTTTTTTGTCGTTGGTGATTTAAAGCAGAGTATTTACCGCTTTAGAGGAGCAAAACTAAGCGCTTTCGATCAATTGAAACAAAATAAAACAGACTGGTTAGATTTTTATTTAACAATAAATTATCGTAGTGATCGAAGACTTCTGGAAGATTTTGATCAAGTATTTAAAAGAATGGGAAGAGAAGAATTATTGCCTTATGAAGATGGTGATCGTATTAAAGGAATAAAGACATTTAATAGTTTGGAACATCATCTTCTTAAAAAATATAGTATTTTTACGAGTGATTATAATTCTTTTTATGATGAACTATTTAAAGTGATTTCTGAAGAGAGGAAAAATATAGTTGAGAATAAAGATCAGATCAGTATAAATAATGCAACAATTGCAATACTAGTAAGAACAAATAGGGAAGTTGAAGCAATTATTAAAGAAGGAAGACTAAGGGGCATCTCTGTGGAAACGGACGATTCCGGGCATTTATTTCAATTTGATGCAACCATTGATTTATTTAGGTTAGTCAATGCACTTGTACGTGGAAATGATCCAGTTGCATTAACTAATTTTATTGAATCAAATTATACGAATTTACATCTTAATTACGAAAGACTTCATAATCTTGATTACGGGGATACAAGGAAAGAATTATTGCATATTGTTAATCAGTATTTGCTTACTTCTTTAGGCCAGACGTGGAATGATATTTTAGCAAAGATTAATACACAGCCGGTTTTAAATGTGTTAAGGGAACTTTTCAATTCTTTAAAACCTTGGAAAAATTATAGCAACTCAATTACACGGCAGAAAAATTATATTGCAAATTATGAATATTTAATCGAGAGAATGATTCACTACTGTCGCGTTGATGCCATTACTTTAATCCGTATTCAGCAATACTTGCAAGTTAATATTACAACTAGACAGTCAGAAAAAGAACGATCTATTAAAACTGAAGATGATCAAAATAAACTTATTTGTATGACTGTGCATAAAGCAAAGGGGCTAGAGTTTACTACTGTTATTTTGCCATTTACTGATCGATCATTGCGTAATAAACGGCAAATGAAAATTGAAGCAAATTATAGTCATCATAAGTTAGCTTATTATTTGTCGATCAAGCGAAATAAAGAAGAACCACTTATTGAGTGCAATAACTATTTTCAAGAGGATATCGAATTTCAGGAACAGGCGGAAGAAGAATCCAGAATTCTTTATGTGGCATTAACACGAGCAATTTATAAATGTATCTGGATTGACAGCGGAGAGAATAAAAAAATGACTTGGGCAACATTATTGGAGGGAGAAGTATGA
- a CDS encoding SNF2-related protein: MKSKMYVRCPADYEDELHPRIFVCAQILAVDDFAETVTVKIHDPSGYLEYFDELPSDIQVYPKSQVNRCTFFNNSEVFVGKKAYDVICKKKEKDEEGYYYYYLQNKSDKSISCVCEKDIIAGFNNGRVSPRRQLLNYEFQNPVWYVGRYAVSKNVNILHNAMYGFDELAGSKIYLLPHQVNTIMRCLQDEKCRYMLADEVGMGKTIEAISILKVYMKDRSRLKILIVVPKQLKEQWHAELLLKFSISIGVNKNNNRVSLISYDQLTEARINRQYDFVVMDEIHQEIASPGHYSLVHQLSHNTKNLLLLSATPVQQKRTEYLNLLRVLDPEKYDHVGKSQFEDLAVKQMEIVERTSLLLDDILDLEEIKEEVLEEGGDPLESDECLETFDDILDEINEFIGMFNDDHLNTIVDHIDKEYDFGIAQMKLLVSYVADNYQIESHVIRNRRKTLQIIAEEEGEPSILPTRKLHALPYNLDLDHNYEEKVAYNELIQWANNRVKTSDSIFLDVLPVVGAFFSSAAAYQGSVWTYNVEIHQEHLNKWIEYEQKTVNMIKEIIQDPDEYKDYYESRLVKIINYLYEECSDSKVVLFTNYKETLNLYKKALLNVFDQSEITYFYKGIDPEILEVNVYHFQTDSHCNIMLCDQTGGEGRNFQCADFVIHIDLPWDANQIEQRIGRLDRLERDPERSVVTSVVPYALDSFEESLFQFWNNGLEIFTHSLSGMEIIMNDINTKLVHSIEEDFETGLASQIDSIIKDVKRMTNQVNKEQNFDSASTAYAPLFNNIREQIENYNENDSKMFREAMTSWSSLAGFHAQECGEDIIKYTDHAFSVRSAFKAMLIPPNWSDYFLNEHNAFLRKVQQNASSIRTNERAIKGTFNRKIAIENDYIHFFAPGDAIYDCIVSNAINSCKGTCSAIEIKGKYNWAGFRFIYRILPNYEYLLENHVSLHEFDLFKSYVNMSPIDHVVSLINKDQIDDIDIRIELNSILTLKNIKSHYTINYGRRSSGDKSKTLSNIDWFIHTFGKNWANVVKTLTKQSKEFTYEKYMKQANLSEVKKEMERIRRGKIAKNNFYDLDDQDSMDLESVFDIILKALETPQIELESALFVRMEQ; this comes from the coding sequence ATGAAGAGTAAAATGTATGTTAGGTGTCCAGCTGATTATGAAGATGAACTACATCCCCGCATTTTTGTTTGCGCTCAGATTTTAGCTGTAGATGATTTTGCGGAGACTGTAACAGTCAAAATTCATGATCCAAGTGGATATTTAGAATATTTTGATGAATTACCTTCGGATATCCAAGTATATCCAAAATCTCAAGTAAATAGATGTACTTTTTTTAATAATTCAGAGGTCTTTGTTGGCAAAAAAGCATATGATGTGATCTGTAAGAAAAAAGAAAAAGACGAAGAAGGATATTATTACTATTATTTGCAAAATAAATCAGATAAAAGTATTAGCTGTGTATGTGAAAAAGACATAATTGCTGGATTTAACAATGGTCGAGTTTCCCCAAGACGTCAGCTTTTAAATTATGAATTTCAAAATCCAGTTTGGTATGTTGGACGTTACGCTGTTTCAAAAAATGTCAATATATTGCATAATGCGATGTACGGTTTTGATGAATTAGCAGGGTCAAAGATTTATTTATTACCGCATCAGGTAAATACAATTATGAGATGCTTACAGGATGAGAAATGTCGCTATATGTTGGCAGATGAAGTTGGTATGGGAAAAACAATTGAAGCCATATCAATTTTGAAAGTCTATATGAAAGATCGGAGTCGGCTGAAAATCTTAATTGTTGTTCCTAAGCAGCTGAAAGAGCAGTGGCATGCAGAACTATTACTTAAATTTAGTATTTCTATAGGGGTAAATAAAAATAATAATCGTGTTTCCTTAATATCTTATGATCAGTTAACGGAAGCAAGAATTAATAGGCAATATGATTTTGTGGTAATGGATGAAATTCATCAAGAGATCGCTTCGCCAGGTCATTACAGTCTTGTTCATCAGTTAAGTCACAATACAAAAAATCTGTTATTGCTAAGTGCAACACCGGTTCAGCAAAAAAGAACAGAATATTTAAATTTATTACGCGTATTAGATCCAGAAAAATATGATCATGTTGGAAAGTCACAATTTGAAGACTTGGCTGTAAAACAAATGGAGATTGTAGAAAGAACGTCTCTATTACTCGACGACATTTTAGATTTGGAAGAAATTAAGGAAGAAGTTCTCGAAGAAGGAGGAGATCCACTTGAAAGCGATGAGTGCTTAGAGACATTTGATGACATATTAGATGAAATAAATGAATTCATTGGCATGTTTAACGATGATCATTTGAATACTATTGTTGATCATATTGATAAAGAATATGATTTTGGAATTGCTCAAATGAAATTATTGGTTTCATATGTCGCGGATAATTATCAAATCGAATCTCACGTTATTCGCAATCGCCGAAAGACGCTGCAAATCATTGCTGAAGAAGAAGGAGAGCCTTCAATTCTTCCTACAAGAAAATTGCATGCATTACCTTATAATCTGGACTTGGATCATAATTATGAAGAGAAGGTCGCGTACAATGAATTGATTCAATGGGCAAATAATAGGGTGAAGACGAGTGACAGTATTTTCTTAGATGTTCTACCTGTTGTTGGAGCTTTTTTCAGTTCTGCGGCAGCCTATCAAGGAAGTGTATGGACATATAATGTAGAAATTCATCAGGAGCATCTTAATAAATGGATTGAATATGAACAAAAAACTGTAAATATGATAAAAGAAATTATCCAAGATCCAGATGAATATAAAGATTATTACGAGTCTAGATTAGTTAAAATTATTAATTATCTATATGAAGAATGTTCAGATAGTAAAGTTGTCCTTTTTACAAACTATAAAGAAACGTTAAATTTATATAAGAAAGCATTACTCAATGTATTTGATCAAAGCGAAATTACTTATTTCTATAAAGGTATTGATCCTGAAATATTAGAAGTCAATGTTTATCATTTTCAAACCGATTCACACTGTAACATCATGCTTTGTGATCAAACAGGGGGAGAGGGAAGAAATTTCCAGTGTGCTGATTTTGTGATTCATATCGATTTACCTTGGGATGCTAATCAAATTGAACAAAGAATAGGTCGATTAGACCGTTTAGAAAGAGATCCTGAAAGATCAGTAGTTACTTCAGTTGTTCCCTATGCACTTGATTCATTTGAAGAATCATTATTTCAGTTTTGGAATAATGGGTTAGAAATTTTTACGCACTCATTAAGTGGTATGGAAATTATTATGAATGATATTAACACGAAATTGGTTCATTCTATTGAGGAGGATTTTGAAACTGGTCTTGCATCTCAAATAGACAGCATTATTAAGGATGTTAAGAGAATGACGAACCAAGTAAATAAAGAGCAAAATTTTGACAGTGCATCTACAGCATACGCTCCTTTATTTAACAATATTCGAGAACAAATTGAAAACTATAATGAAAATGACTCAAAAATGTTTAGAGAAGCTATGACAAGCTGGTCTTCTTTAGCTGGTTTTCATGCACAAGAATGTGGCGAAGATATTATAAAATACACGGACCATGCATTTTCTGTTAGGTCTGCTTTTAAAGCAATGCTGATTCCTCCTAATTGGAGTGATTATTTTTTAAATGAGCATAATGCGTTTTTGCGTAAGGTTCAACAAAATGCAAGCTCAATCCGTACAAATGAGAGAGCAATTAAAGGTACATTTAATAGAAAGATCGCTATTGAAAATGATTATATTCATTTCTTTGCACCAGGTGATGCGATCTATGACTGCATTGTTTCTAATGCCATTAATAGTTGTAAAGGAACTTGTTCTGCCATAGAAATAAAAGGAAAATATAATTGGGCTGGTTTTAGATTTATATATAGAATTCTTCCAAATTATGAATATCTGCTTGAAAATCATGTTTCTTTACATGAATTTGATTTGTTTAAATCATATGTTAATATGAGTCCAATTGACCATGTGGTATCCTTAATTAATAAGGATCAAATAGATGATATCGATATACGTATAGAATTGAATTCTATACTGACTCTAAAAAATATTAAATCACATTATACCATTAATTATGGAAGAAGAAGTTCCGGTGATAAAAGCAAAACTTTATCTAATATAGATTGGTTTATCCATACTTTTGGTAAAAACTGGGCTAATGTGGTAAAAACTCTTACAAAGCAATCAAAAGAGTTTACTTATGAAAAGTACATGAAACAAGCTAATTTGAGTGAAGTAAAAAAAGAGATGGAACGG